The following coding sequences are from one Gemmatimonadota bacterium window:
- a CDS encoding aminopeptidase P family protein: MRSSLVGRLLPVLALTAATPLTAQISSPGGPVPVELLQKRRAAFLATMPKGVAVIESSKIKSIDRGEYPQDADYRENANFFYFTGVESPGGRLVFIQPDSGSAQGSMTLYLPAPPAVRDAWSAARVYADTMAMRVTGLPMASIKPLPTPVRAPRAAGAPIPTTPPDAFAPTVDSLLGATGLTRINERRTLAPLRWVKDADEIRRLRLASSITAEAHSAAMQQSRPGMWEYEIEGIVEYTFRRRGAERVGYPSIVGSGPNSTILHYDISRRQSKPGEVVLIDAAAEFGYYSTDLTRTFPIDGKFTPRQKAVYELVLGAQQAALDSVKPGMTLARLEQIARGWMKEHSGTVCDPTLTCENRKFFNHGMSHPVGLDVHDLNPQFAALQPGVTFTIEPGIYLPEESLGVRIEDVVLVTDSGYEILTKGAPRTVADIEKLMAQGRRGVAAPAPARKP, translated from the coding sequence ATGCGCTCCTCCCTTGTCGGCCGGCTGCTGCCCGTCCTCGCCCTGACCGCAGCCACCCCGCTGACCGCCCAGATCAGCTCGCCGGGGGGCCCCGTGCCGGTCGAGCTGCTCCAGAAGCGCCGCGCCGCCTTCCTGGCGACGATGCCGAAGGGGGTCGCGGTCATCGAGTCGAGCAAGATCAAGAGCATCGATCGGGGGGAGTACCCGCAGGACGCCGACTATCGCGAGAACGCCAACTTCTTCTACTTCACCGGCGTCGAGAGCCCCGGCGGTCGGCTCGTCTTCATCCAGCCCGACTCGGGGAGCGCGCAGGGAAGCATGACGCTCTACCTCCCCGCGCCGCCGGCGGTGCGCGATGCGTGGAGCGCCGCGCGCGTGTATGCCGACACGATGGCGATGCGTGTCACCGGCCTCCCGATGGCTTCGATCAAGCCGCTGCCGACCCCGGTGCGCGCGCCCCGTGCCGCGGGCGCCCCGATCCCGACCACGCCGCCCGATGCCTTTGCCCCGACGGTCGACTCGCTCCTCGGCGCGACCGGCCTGACGCGCATCAATGAACGGCGCACCCTCGCGCCGCTGCGCTGGGTCAAGGATGCGGACGAGATCCGCCGGCTGCGGCTCGCGTCCTCAATCACCGCCGAGGCGCACAGCGCGGCGATGCAGCAGAGCCGCCCCGGGATGTGGGAGTACGAGATCGAGGGGATCGTCGAATACACCTTCCGTCGGCGTGGCGCCGAGCGCGTCGGCTATCCGAGCATCGTCGGCTCGGGGCCGAACAGCACCATCCTGCACTACGACATTTCGCGTCGGCAGAGCAAGCCGGGCGAAGTGGTCCTGATCGATGCCGCCGCCGAGTTCGGCTACTACAGCACCGACCTGACGCGCACCTTCCCGATCGACGGGAAGTTCACGCCGCGGCAGAAGGCGGTGTACGAACTGGTCCTCGGCGCGCAGCAGGCAGCGCTCGACTCGGTGAAGCCGGGAATGACGCTGGCGCGGCTGGAGCAGATCGCGCGCGGCTGGATGAAGGAGCATTCGGGGACGGTCTGTGACCCGACCCTTACCTGCGAGAACCGCAAGTTCTTCAACCACGGGATGTCGCATCCGGTCGGGCTTGATGTGCACGACCTCAATCCGCAGTTCGCCGCGTTGCAGCCGGGCGTCACGTTCACGATCGAGCCCGGGATCTATCTCCCCGAGGAGTCGCTCGGCGTGCGGATCGAGGACGTCGTCCTGGTGACCGACAGCGGCTACGAGATCCTCACCAAGGGCGCCCCACGCACCGTCGCCGACATCGAGAAGCTGATGGCGCAGGGCCGCCGGGGTGTGGCCGCGCCGGCACCTGCTCGGAAGCCCTGA
- the rpmG gene encoding 50S ribosomal protein L33 — protein MAKKGRVQVKLRSSESAYMYVTTKNPKKHPERMELRKYDPMLKRHANFKEEK, from the coding sequence ATGGCGAAGAAGGGACGTGTGCAGGTCAAGCTCCGCAGCAGCGAGAGCGCCTACATGTACGTGACGACCAAGAACCCGAAGAAGCACCCTGAGCGCATGGAGCTGCGGAAGTACGATCCGATGCTCAAGCGCCACGCGAACTTCAAGGAAGAGAAGTAG
- the rpsN gene encoding 30S ribosomal protein S14 codes for MAKTSWIERNEKRKTLTARHREQRTKLKAVIRSLTANEAEKDAAMRKLQALPRNSSPVRIKNRCQVSGRAHAFVRRFGLSRIAFREMALEGKIPGVRKASW; via the coding sequence ATGGCGAAGACCAGCTGGATCGAGCGCAACGAGAAGCGGAAGACGCTCACCGCACGGCACCGCGAGCAGCGGACCAAGCTCAAGGCCGTCATCCGGTCGTTGACCGCGAACGAGGCCGAGAAGGACGCCGCGATGCGCAAGTTGCAGGCGCTGCCGCGCAACTCGTCGCCGGTCCGCATCAAGAACCGGTGCCAGGTGTCGGGCCGTGCGCACGCCTTCGTGCGTCGCTTCGGGCTGTCGCGCATTGCATTCCGTGAGATGGCGCTCGAGGGGAAGATCCCCGGCGTCCGCAAGGCCTCCTGGTAA
- the moaC gene encoding cyclic pyranopterin monophosphate synthase MoaC, with amino-acid sequence MSLTHLDAQGRARMVDVGEKAITRRIAVAEGNVLMSAAAFALVRDATATKGDVLTVAEVAGVMGAKQTAALIPLCHPVPLDRVTVSTELVPEWPGVRIVATATATARTGIEMEALVAVSVAALTVYDMIKAADRGARIEQIRLLEKAGGARGDWHAPDSMDLKGGMHT; translated from the coding sequence ATGAGCCTGACGCACCTGGATGCGCAGGGACGGGCCCGGATGGTGGACGTGGGCGAGAAGGCGATCACCCGCCGCATCGCCGTCGCCGAAGGGAATGTCCTGATGAGCGCGGCGGCCTTCGCGCTGGTGCGCGATGCCACGGCCACCAAGGGCGATGTCCTCACGGTGGCCGAAGTGGCCGGCGTGATGGGTGCCAAGCAGACGGCGGCGCTGATTCCGCTCTGCCATCCGGTGCCGCTGGACCGGGTGACCGTGAGCACCGAGCTGGTGCCCGAGTGGCCCGGCGTGCGGATTGTCGCCACGGCGACGGCCACCGCCCGCACCGGGATCGAGATGGAGGCCCTCGTGGCCGTGAGTGTCGCTGCCCTGACCGTGTATGACATGATCAAGGCGGCCGACCGTGGGGCCCGGATCGAACAGATCCGGTTGTTGGAGAAGGCCGGGGGTGCGCGCGGTGACTGGCACGCTCCCGACTCGATGGACCTGAAAGGAGGAATGCACACATGA
- a CDS encoding transglycosylase SLT domain-containing protein: MIKRLVAQTTVLGVGALALLGLGAASNAIAGRDTLVTPLVAEDTASDSASTMMTLQGQLKATRKELERAHQVLEFSGRYGIPADLSAAIYDNAVAEGIQPGVGFELVRLESEFKTTAQSGQAAVGLTQLQLRTARAYDPKLDHSDLMNRDTNLRIGFRYLKDLMKRFDNDVPLALEAYNKGPTLVAAQQEMGEEIVGKYSNAVLARVKKKS; encoded by the coding sequence ATGATCAAGCGACTCGTAGCGCAGACAACCGTCCTTGGCGTCGGTGCCCTCGCCCTGCTGGGATTGGGTGCGGCATCGAATGCCATTGCAGGGCGTGACACGCTGGTGACACCACTCGTGGCGGAAGACACTGCGTCGGACAGTGCGTCCACGATGATGACCCTGCAGGGCCAGCTGAAGGCAACGCGCAAGGAACTTGAACGCGCCCACCAGGTGCTCGAGTTCTCGGGCCGCTATGGAATTCCCGCGGATCTCTCCGCGGCGATCTATGACAACGCCGTCGCCGAGGGCATCCAGCCCGGCGTCGGCTTCGAGTTGGTGCGTCTGGAGAGCGAGTTCAAGACGACCGCCCAGAGCGGTCAGGCCGCCGTCGGCCTCACGCAGCTGCAGTTGCGGACCGCGCGGGCCTACGATCCGAAGCTCGACCACAGCGACCTGATGAACCGCGACACCAACCTGCGGATCGGCTTCCGCTACCTGAAGGATTTGATGAAGCGGTTCGACAACGACGTCCCGCTCGCCCTCGAAGCGTACAACAAGGGCCCGACGCTCGTCGCCGCCCAGCAGGAGATGGGCGAGGAGATCGTCGGCAAGTACTCGAACGCCGTGTTGGCGCGGGTCAAGAAGAAGTCCTGA
- a CDS encoding LysM peptidoglycan-binding domain-containing protein, which yields MRHALLVAVALTGTGCARAAVESRPASSPAITPEQTPVVAPAPVPATPVTTPATIARRDLKVARDSAADAAALDSLQVAVPDSLPELNLDTPTFDLNVAAYAEHPRVQYYVDYFSRRGRERFQIWLDRMPRFETLARDRLSERGLPGDLVYLALIESGFSSSAVSRAKAVGMWQFMPATGKGYGLRIDGWVDERRDPIKATDAAARHLRDLTERFGSYYLAAAAYNAGAGKVGRSLDRMGATMGQGDEPLDLSSDDAFFSLADTRLIVQETRDYVPKLIAAALIAKSPTRYGFEAPDPIEPFPLDSVILSGGTGLDLIARLADVSLESMRELNPHLLRLVTPPGESYAVRVPAGSAEIVRARYADVPVAERSAVTMHKVKAGETVATVAKKYGVTAELVRSANRLSTRSRVKSGATLFIPVSRTLPASVFRAPEPIVTAAGTTRTHIVRKGETLSGIAKRYGVSVASLRSTNRLSTKSMVRSGQKLLVRRSGGTSSSAARRTTTTAPRSTVAATRSTTRTHVVKSGETIGGIASRYGVGQSALLRANGLSQRSTIKVGQKIRLP from the coding sequence AACGCCGGTCGTTGCGCCCGCACCGGTTCCGGCCACGCCGGTCACGACGCCGGCCACGATCGCCCGACGCGACCTCAAGGTGGCGCGTGATTCCGCCGCCGATGCCGCCGCACTCGATTCCCTGCAGGTGGCAGTCCCCGACTCCCTCCCCGAACTGAATCTCGACACGCCGACCTTCGACTTGAACGTCGCGGCGTACGCCGAGCATCCGCGGGTGCAGTACTACGTCGACTACTTCAGTCGCCGTGGCCGCGAGCGCTTCCAGATCTGGCTCGATCGGATGCCGCGCTTCGAGACGCTGGCGCGCGATCGCCTGAGCGAGCGTGGCTTGCCTGGCGACCTCGTCTACCTCGCACTGATCGAATCGGGTTTCTCCTCCTCGGCCGTGAGCCGGGCCAAGGCTGTCGGGATGTGGCAGTTCATGCCGGCGACCGGCAAGGGCTATGGCCTCCGGATCGATGGCTGGGTGGATGAACGCCGGGACCCGATCAAGGCGACCGACGCCGCGGCGCGCCACCTGCGCGATCTCACCGAGCGCTTCGGGTCGTATTACCTCGCCGCCGCCGCGTACAACGCCGGCGCGGGCAAGGTGGGCCGCTCGCTGGACCGGATGGGTGCCACGATGGGGCAGGGGGACGAGCCGCTCGACCTGAGCAGCGACGATGCCTTCTTCTCGCTCGCCGACACGCGGCTGATCGTGCAGGAGACCCGCGACTATGTGCCGAAGCTGATCGCGGCGGCGCTGATCGCGAAGTCGCCGACGCGCTACGGCTTCGAGGCGCCCGATCCGATCGAGCCGTTCCCGCTCGATTCCGTGATCCTCAGCGGCGGCACCGGGCTCGACCTGATCGCCCGTCTCGCCGATGTCTCGCTCGAGTCGATGCGCGAGCTGAACCCGCACCTCCTCCGCTTGGTGACGCCGCCGGGCGAGTCGTATGCCGTGCGCGTGCCGGCGGGTTCCGCCGAGATCGTGCGGGCGCGATACGCCGACGTGCCGGTCGCCGAGCGCTCAGCGGTGACGATGCACAAGGTGAAGGCGGGGGAGACGGTCGCCACCGTCGCCAAGAAGTATGGCGTCACGGCGGAGCTGGTCCGCTCGGCGAATCGCCTCTCGACACGGTCACGGGTCAAGAGCGGCGCGACGCTCTTCATTCCCGTCTCGCGGACGCTGCCAGCCTCGGTCTTCCGCGCGCCGGAGCCGATCGTCACTGCAGCGGGTACCACGCGGACGCACATCGTCCGGAAGGGTGAGACGTTGAGCGGCATCGCGAAGCGCTACGGCGTTTCGGTGGCGTCGTTGCGCTCGACCAACCGGCTCTCGACGAAGTCGATGGTGCGGAGCGGGCAGAAGCTGCTGGTGCGGCGGAGTGGCGGGACCTCGTCGTCGGCCGCACGCCGGACCACGACGACGGCTCCGCGGTCCACGGTCGCTGCCACACGGTCCACGACTCGCACGCATGTCGTCAAGTCGGGTGAGACGATCGGTGGCATCGCGAGCCGCTACGGCGTCGGACAGTCGGCGTTGCTGCGGGCCAACGGCCTGAGCCAGCGCAGCACGATCAAGGTGGGGCAGAAGATCCGCCTCCCGTAG